One genomic region from Cucumis melo cultivar AY chromosome 9, USDA_Cmelo_AY_1.0, whole genome shotgun sequence encodes:
- the LOC127151059 gene encoding uncharacterized protein LOC127151059 yields the protein MRWAPSVSELVWGTLHFWPNQNQTCLAPSPLELSRLGQVECVELPQYQNLCGELFTFDLTKTRPASLLEFSRLGQVECVGLPQYQSLCGELFTFGLTKTRPASPLEFSWLGRVECVGLPQYQNLCGELFTFDLTKTKPASPLELSRLGQVECVGLPQYQNLCGELFTFGLTKTRPTLPLQFSRLGQVECVGLPQYQSLCGELFTFGLTKTSPTSPLEFSRLGRVECVGLPQYQNLCGELFTFDLTKTKPASSLEFSRLGQVECVGLPQYQNLCGELFTFGLTKTRPTLPLQFSRLGQVECVGLPQYQSLCGELFTFGLIKTRPASPPCP from the exons atgcgttgggctccctcagtatcagagcttgtgtggggaactcttcacttttggcctaatcaaaaccagacctgcctcgCCCCCTCGCCCTTAGAGTtgagccggttaggtcaagtagaatgcgttgagctccctcagtatcagaacttgtgtggggaactcttcacttttgaccTAACTAAAACCAGACCCGCCTCGCTtttagagttcagccggttaggtcaagtagaatgcgttgggctccctcagtatcagagcttgtgtggggaactcttcacttttggcctgaCCAAAACCAGACCCGCCtcgcccttagagttcagctggttaggtcgagtagaatgcgttgggctccctcagtatcagaacttgtgtggggaactcttcacttttgaccTAACTAAAACCAAACCCGCCTCGCCTTTAGAGTtgagccggttaggtcaagtagaatgcgttgggctccctcagtatcagaacttgtgtggggaactcttcacttttggcctaactaAAACCAGACCCACCTTGCCCTTacagttcagccggttag gtcaagtagaatgcgttgggctccctcagtatcagagcttgtgtggggaactcttcacttttggcctaaccaaaaccagccCTACCtcgcccttagagttcagccggttaggtcgagtagaatgcgttgggctccctcagtatcagaacttgtgtggggaactcttcacttttgaccTAACTAAAACCAAACCCGCCTCGtccttagagttcagccggttaggtcaagtagaatgcgttgggctccctcagtatcagaacttgtgtggggaactcttcacttttggcctaactaAAACCAGACCCACCTTGCCCTTacagttcagccggttaggtcaagtagaatgcgttgggctccctcagtatcagagcttgtgtggggaactcttcacttttggcctaatcaaaaccagacctgcctcgCCCCCTTGCCCTTAG